From the genome of Tripterygium wilfordii isolate XIE 37 chromosome 6, ASM1340144v1, whole genome shotgun sequence:
AATACCATGGTGGAGAGATTCCTGATGATAACTTAATCCTTGGTCAGCTTGAGAGTTGGTTCCATACTTTGAATTTGCTGTTTTCCCCCCTTTTGTTTCACATTGCTTCTCACTATTCAGTGATATTATCGTCTGCTGCTTCCGTTTGTGATttgttccttcttttctttattcCTTTCTTATTCCTACTATATGCTTCAACAAGGGGTGCCTTTTGGTGGTTGACTAAGAATGCACGACAGCTGCATAGTATTCGTGTGGTAAACGGTGCTGTTGCTGTGGTGGTTGTTGTGATTTGTTTGGAGATTAGAGTTATTTTTCATTCCTTTGGGAAGTACATCCAGGTGCCACCGCCACTGAACTATCTTCTCGTGACCTTAACGATGCTTGGAGGGGCTGCCGGAAGTGGTGCTTATGCTCTTGGGATGGTTTCTGATGCCTTCAGTTCAGTGGCCTTCACTGCATTGGCTGTTGTTGTCAGTGCTGCTGGTGCTATTGTTGTGGGATTTCCTGTACTGGTATGCATTTTTCCCATCATGACCTTTTCCAATTTAAATACAATTTTCACTGACAGTTGATATAACTTGTTGTACACTTTCATTCGTATTGTGAATTATGGTTGGTAAGATGTATGTAGTGTTTAAGCGAATTATTTTGATTGAGACCTTCAGGAAAGAAGTTTAAGGCTTGGAATGGATATAGAGATTTGATATTATGATGACAAATCGTAAGTTTTTAGTTTCCCCACAGGGTTTTATAAACTGCTGTTACATTCATTGCTTGACTTTGAAAATAGCTTACTTCAAGATCCCGTGAACAACCCGTGAGTTTAGAGGACATCTAGTCAGAGATCATTGTTGAATACAACAAAGTAGAGTACTATATCTAAATGGGAGGTGATTGGGTATCTAAAATGTACCAGATTAATGCAATGCTATTATATTAGTTAATGATTTTGGGTTCCACCTTTTGTTAAAGTTATGTTCTTGTCTAAATCTTATAAACCAAATTATCTTGTAGCTTTTGCTTTGTTTGCTCTATCTTGTTGGTagttatattatttatttaatgcaacaaaattttcttttatggtCAAAGTATTCCAGACTTTCCAGTTTCATTTATCCTTCTTGTTCTTCCCTCCAGTTCACTCCGCTCCCATCAGCTACTGGATTTTATTTGGCTCATTTTTTCACAAAGAAGAGCCTGCCCTCATACTTCACATTTGTTGTTCTCGGCAGTTTGATGGTCATGTGGTTTGTGTTGCATAACTTCTGGGATCTAAATATTTGGTTAGCAGGGATGTCTCTTAAATCCTTTTGTAAGCTCATAGTTGCTAGTGTTCTCCTAGCCCTGGCTGTTCCTGGTTTAGCTCTTCTTCCATCGAAACTTCATTTTTTGACTGAGATTGGTTTGATAAGCCACGCATTGCTCCTATGCCATATTGAGGATCAGGTTTTAAGCCATTCAGTTCTATACTATTATGGGTGGGATGATGATGTGATGTACCCAAGCTACGTGGTTATCCTGACAACTTTTATGGGTTTGGCTCTGATCAGAATGCTATATGCAGATCGCTGTATTGGGCAAAAGGCAGTTTGGATTTTGACTTGCCTTTATTCTTCAAAGCTGGCCATGCTTTTTATCTCATCAAAGTCTGTTGTATGGGTGTCTGCTGTTCTTTTACTGGCCATTTCTCCTCCGTTGCTTCTTTACAAGTATGTATATTATTGTGTTCAAATGTTGTGTACTCTGGTTAGTTGTAGACTTCTTGACTGCAGATGGCTACACAAGCCCTAATTCCTAACTTGTTGGATTGCAGGGATAAGTCGAGAACTGCATCAAAGATGAAACCCTGGCAAGGTTATGCACATGCTAGTGTGGTTGCTCTAGCAGTGTGGTTTTGTCGTGAAACAATTTTTGAAGCTTTACAATGGTGGAACGGGAGAGCTCCGTCTGATGGTTTTCTTTTGGGTTTCTGCATATTCTTGATTGGATTGGCTTGTGTACCCATCATTTATCTGCATTTCTCGCATGTTTTGGTATAATCCTCCTgaattcattctttttctttactttAAGTGTCTTGTTTGTGGGAGTTTTAAGTATGTGTAGATAAATATTTTAGCCCAAAGAGAATGCGTGCAAATATTGTACGGCACTTCTTGTtacaagaaatatatttttgctGTATTTCCATCTCTGCTTCCCCAACCTCTTGAGGTGGGCGacacaaaaaagtgaacttCTCACTTTTcttattgaagaaatgaatattATGGGGTTCTAACATTACTTACTTTCTTCGAATTACTCATAAAATGCAACATTCAGTGATTTTGATCAAACTAGCATGACATTTTCCCCCTCCTTGTGCAGTCTGCAAAGAGAAGCTTGGTGCTGGTGATGGCCACTGGTCTGCTGTTTATCATGATGCAGCCGCCAATTCCATTATCGTGGACTTACAGATCTGGCTTAATTAAAGCTGCTCGTCAATCTGCTGATGACATCTCAATTTATGGTTTCATGGCATCAAAACCTACATGGCCATCTTGGCTGCTTGTGATGGCGGTTCTGCTCACTCTAGCAGCTGTAACATCCATCATACCCATCAAGTATATTGTGGAGTTAAGGGCATTCTACTCCATAGCCATGGGGATTGCTCTGGGCATTTACATATCAGCTGAGTATTTTCTTCAAGCTGCTGTCCTGCATGCCCTCATTGTTGTGACCATGGTTTGTGCCTATGTATTTGTGGTATTCACCCATTTCCCATCTGCCTCAAGTACAAAGCTCCTTCCGTGGGTGTTTGCGCTGCTTGTCGCTCTTTTCCCTGTGACTTATTTGTTGGAGGGTCAGGTAAGAATTAAAAGCATTCTTGAAGGTAGTGGACTTGGAGATATGGGAGAGGAAGACAGAAAGCTCACCACTCTGTTGGCTGTTGAGGGGGCAAGGACATCTCTTCTCGGTCTATATGCAGCAATTTTTATGCTTATAGCGCTGGAGATTAAGTTCGAGCTTGCCTCCCTTATGCGGGAAAAGGCTATTGAAAGGGGTGGAGTTAGACATAGTCAATCTGGTCAAAGTAGTTCCACTAGTTTTGCACCTCAAATGAGATTCATGCAGCAACGCCGGGCATCTTCAGTGGCAACTTTCACAATCAAGAGGATGGCTGCTGAGGGAGCTTGGATGCCTGCGGTTGGGAATGTTGCTACTCTAATGTGCTTTGCTATATGCCTAATCTTGAATGTAAACCTTACTGGGGGCTCAAACCAAGCAATATTCTTCCTTGCGCCTATTCTACTGCTACTTAACCAAGACTCTGATTTCATTGCTGGATTCGGAGACAAGCAGAGGTATTTCCCAGTTACATTAGCGATATCGGCTTACTTAGTCTTGACTGCCTTGTACACTATATGGGAAGAAGTCTGGCACGGGAATGCAGGCTGGGGCATCGAAATTGGCGGTGCGGACTGGTTATTTGCGGTCAAGAATTTGGCTCTTCTCTTTCTGACATTACCAAGCCAGATCTTTTTCACTCAGTTTGTTTGGAGTTTCACAAAGCAGACTAATTCAACGCCACTTTTGACACTGCCGCTCAATCTGCCGTCCATCATAATAACAGATGTGATTAAGGTTAAGACATTGGGGTTGTTAGGAGTTATTTATTCTATAGCCCAGTATATAATCTCTAGACAGCAATATATCTCtggattaaaatatatttaggcATACAGGACTGTGTACAATATGTTGTTTGGGAATTTTCAAGTGAGATGTGGAAGTTAGTGTTCCCCTCTGCCTTTTGTTAGCACAACAAGTGTCAAAAGATGATTTTTATTGGTTATAGGATTTTGAGGATCAATTACGATgcctttaattttttgaaaattcaggTATGATTCATGATTGAAAATATGTTGCttctataatttattaaaatttaggAATCAATTCTGAAACTTTTCTCTTTAGAGATTTCCATCGAATTTGTACATGAATTTTCAATACCTTCCATAGCAaatctagtttataagctattGTGTCTATCGCAAACTTGAAAGGTTGTGATTAATTGTCGACTTATTAAATTATGTGCGTATAACTAAGAAGCAAATTTTGTGTGTATGAGTTAGAATTTAATTTAAATCCTACATAATAtcttaattataattaatcTTCATCCACTTTAAGGGTATGTTTGATCAATTTAAGTCAAATAAATTATGACCATATGACCATAAAAAATAAGTTAAGAGGGTTGCACATGCCCTTATTgttgttcaaagttcaaacgtCAGAGGGACAATTACCTATGAATTAAATTGTTGGACTCTAATTCTCAAGTATGATAGGCCAATAGCAACCCCTATAAGTCCAAATGGCCTCCTCATGACTTTAAAAacattaattataattaaaggATTCAGTAATCATCCTAAGCATTCATCCAATCATTGTTCGTTTGTTCTCAATtcacatataatataatattattttgagGAGAGAAGCGTAATTTGAATTTGGCGTAAAAGCTAATGTGCTGGG
Proteins encoded in this window:
- the LOC120000296 gene encoding uncharacterized protein LOC120000296; translation: MLPPEIQSRFSRPYMAASLSSPSFSSPSFEGSGNGLGYSPDRNPNPNNRFSDDGSSNVSSRSRFSPSAFIHNYRIAVALVPCAAFLLDLGGAPVVTALILGLMVAYILDSLDFKSAAFFGVWLSLVAAQIAFFFSSSIFLTFNSILLSLSAAFLCAHCNFLICIWASLQFKWIQLENPSIVLALERLLFACIPFCASTLFTWATISAVGMNNASYYLMVFNCLFYWLFSIPRLSSFKAKSEAKYHGGEIPDDNLILGQLESWFHTLNLLFSPLLFHIASHYSVILSSAASVCDLFLLFFIPFLFLLYASTRGAFWWLTKNARQLHSIRVVNGAVAVVVVVICLEIRVIFHSFGKYIQVPPPLNYLLVTLTMLGGAAGSGAYALGMVSDAFSSVAFTALAVVVSAAGAIVVGFPVLFTPLPSATGFYLAHFFTKKSLPSYFTFVVLGSLMVMWFVLHNFWDLNIWLAGMSLKSFCKLIVASVLLALAVPGLALLPSKLHFLTEIGLISHALLLCHIEDQVLSHSVLYYYGWDDDVMYPSYVVILTTFMGLALIRMLYADRCIGQKAVWILTCLYSSKLAMLFISSKSVVWVSAVLLLAISPPLLLYKDKSRTASKMKPWQGYAHASVVALAVWFCRETIFEALQWWNGRAPSDGFLLGFCIFLIGLACVPIIYLHFSHVLSAKRSLVLVMATGLLFIMMQPPIPLSWTYRSGLIKAARQSADDISIYGFMASKPTWPSWLLVMAVLLTLAAVTSIIPIKYIVELRAFYSIAMGIALGIYISAEYFLQAAVLHALIVVTMVCAYVFVVFTHFPSASSTKLLPWVFALLVALFPVTYLLEGQVRIKSILEGSGLGDMGEEDRKLTTLLAVEGARTSLLGLYAAIFMLIALEIKFELASLMREKAIERGGVRHSQSGQSSSTSFAPQMRFMQQRRASSVATFTIKRMAAEGAWMPAVGNVATLMCFAICLILNVNLTGGSNQAIFFLAPILLLLNQDSDFIAGFGDKQRYFPVTLAISAYLVLTALYTIWEEVWHGNAGWGIEIGGADWLFAVKNLALLFLTLPSQIFFTQFVWSFTKQTNSTPLLTLPLNLPSIIITDVIKVKTLGLLGVIYSIAQYIISRQQYISGLKYI